One region of Glycine max cultivar Williams 82 chromosome 9, Glycine_max_v4.0, whole genome shotgun sequence genomic DNA includes:
- the LOC102666210 gene encoding F-box/FBD/LRR-repeat protein At1g78750 → MLKMTTDKRQQKRSRSDREEERDRLSELPDCVVLHIMEFMDTKYAVQTCVLSKRWKDLWKRLTYLGFNTTLFKNVVKFNKFVSRVLSGRDGSVSLLNLEFTCRGMAEPKLFNRLMKYAVLHNVQQFTVSLNLSFRQSFEFRPYIFSCESLTFLKLSFNSFDTSIVALPGSLNMPALKSLQLEAVSFTARDNDYAEPFSTCNVLNTLILDGCSLHKDAKFLSISNSSLSSLTISGSFEGGAYKIALSTPNLSSLTVTGHNNHTISSACNLSFLEEVTIDTLGYTLFPNTDLLIISWLQVLTNVKILRLYSGTLLTILRDISNPVSVSTQPPCFVQLKSLILANQPSADISFEQLKRAVEYLLQNSPQRRID, encoded by the exons ATGTTGAAGATGACGACAGATAAGAGACAACAGAAGCGAAGCAGAAGTGACAGAGAAGAGGAAAGGGACAGGCTGAGTGAGTTGCCTGACTGTGTTGTGCTCCACATAATGGAATTTATGGACACAAAATATGCTGTACAAACTTGTGTCTTGTCTAAAAGATGGAAGGACCTTTGGAAGCGTCTAACTTATCTTGGATTCAATACAACCCTCTTTAAAAATGTTgtcaaattcaacaaatttgTGTCTCGCGTTCTGTCTGGCCGAGATGGTTCAGTTTCCCTGCTCAATCTTGAATTCACGTGTCGCGGTATGGCAGAGCCCAAGCTCTTCAATAGGCTGATGAAATATGCTGTGCTGCACAATGTTCAGCAGTTTACAGTATCTCTAAATTTAAGCTTCAGACAGAGTTTCGAGTTTCGCCCCTACATCTTTTCCTGTGAGTCCTTGACATTTCTGAAGCTTTCATTTAATTCTTTTGACACCTCGATTGTAGCACTTCCAGGATCTCTGAACATGCCAGCATTAAAAAGCTTGCAACTTGAGGCTGTCTCTTTTACTGCAAGGGACAATGACTATGCTGAGCCGTTTTCTACCTGTAATGTGCTGAATACTTTGATACTTGATGGTTGTTCGTTGCATAAAGATGCAAAATTCCTCTCTATATCAAATTCTAGCCTCTCTAGTTTGACCATAAGTGGTAGCTTTGAAGGAGGAGCTTACAAAATTGCGCTTTCTACTCCAAACCTTAGTTCTCTCACAGTCACGGGTCATAATAATCACACAATCTCCTCCGCATGCAATCTTTCTTTCCTTGAAGAAGTAACCATTGACACCCTTGGTTATACACTTTTTCCGAATACAGACTTACTCATCATAAGCTGGCTGCAAGTTCTCACCAATGTAAAGATACTGAGGCTCTATTCGGGTACCCTTCTGACAATACTACGG GATATATCAAATCCTGTTTCGGTGAGTACTCAGCCTCCCTGCTTTGTTCAATTGAAGTCATTGATTTTGGCGAACCAACCATCTGCAGATATATCTTTTGAGCAACTAAAGAGAGCAGTGGAGTACCTACTTCAAAACTCTCCACAACGTAGAATTGATTAA